One Candidatus Poribacteria bacterium genomic window, CTCCCAAAAGCTGGCATTGCCGGTATATCGGTATGTGAGGATTTGCAGGTTCCATCAGCATCTTCTTCTCCGCAAGTGACAAGTCCAGATTATTTTCAACCAGTCAAGCTCTACTTTCAGTTGCCCTATCTGCCTGTATAGCTCATCTATTAGTTTCTGCTGATCTCTCTCTTTCCTCTCCTTGCCATCTGAGAACACTTCCACAAGCCCTTCCACTGCTTTCCTCTTCCACTTGCTCACCTGGTTCGGGTGAACTCCGTATTGGGAGGCTATCTGTGAGATGGTCTGCTGGTTTTTGATGGCCTCCAAGGCAACTTCTGCTTTGAAGCGGCTGTCATACTTCCTTCTTTCCCCCATTTGGCTCCTCCTCTGATTTTAGGTGGTGGGGAGGTGATGTCCCTTTCAATTTTGCCGATTCCTTCCCTCTGATTCCACCTTAACCCTCTGTCCAAAAATTGGGGGGAACTTCAGCCTCGGATAAGATTACCTGTTATCATCTTCTTTCGTCAACCCTCCTCTTAAGTTAATGACATTGCCCTCGATGGGGAGGATAGGTGGGGTGAAATTGATTCACCTACAGATTTTTCACATACCCCTCATTGCCGAAGCGGTTGCGAATTCCCATATCGTTGATGTATACTGATAAGGGCTTTTCAATGATTTAAAACCGCAGAGGCGCGGAGAAGGCAGAGATTAAAGGCGGTTAAAAGATCTCTGCATCCTCGGCGGTTCCGCGGTTAAAATGAGGCGATTCCAAAGATGATCCGCGAATATGCTGAGGAGATGTTGAGGGAGTTGCGTGGGGTTGGATCGGCTGTGGTTCTGACCGGCGCGGGCGTGAGCACCGCCAGCGGGATACCGGATTTCCGAGGCCCTGGAGGGATATACTCGAAGGTGTCCCCCGAGGTTTTCGATATAGACTTCTTCATGAACCATCCGGAGAGATACTACCGGATCGAAAGGGAGATCCTGCGTGAGGCGCTCGACGCTAAACCCAACGTGACGCACTTCCTCATAGCTAAGCTCGAGAGGATGGGGCTGATCGAGGCGGTCATCACCCAGAATATCGATGGCCTTCATCGGAAAGCCGGCTCCTCGAAGGTCATAGAGCTGCACGGCAACATCTCCACGGGAAGCTGCCTCAGATGTGGCAGGCGGTTTCGGAGGGAGGAGATCGACAGGATGCTGCGGGCTGTGGATGTGCCGAGATGCGAGTGTGGGGGCGTTATAAAACCGGATGTGGTTTTCTTCGGCGAGATGTTACCTCCCCAGGCGCTAAACGAAGGTATGCGGCTGGCGGCCGAATCGGATCTGATGGTGGTTATGGGCTCCTCCCTGGTGGTACACCCCGCCGCCACCCTGCCCTCCATAACCGTCCGTAACGGGGGCAAACTCATCATCGTCAACAGAGGCGAGACGACACTGGACCACCTCGCCTACAGGAGATATGATGTCGATCTCGTGGAATTCTCCGCAGAGGCTTTAAGGTTGTTGGAAGGCCATGATACCTGATATCAGATTGATCGTCCTCATAGGTGGCGCTGTGCTCCTGGGATTTTTGCTCTTCCCTAGGGGCGAGGAGCCCGGTGCACCGGAGGAGTATAACTGGATCACGACCTTCCACGAGCTGAAAGGCGAAGGGCTGCACTACCCGAAGGCCTATAAATCCCAGATACTCCGCAGCTTCGATCTGGGATTCGTCTATAAGGTGGATAAGCTCCTCCTGGAGCTGGAGAGCCCCGAAACCAACGGCCCGAAGCAGTTCGATCTGATAGGCAGCATCAGGCGGGAGGGGCAGTATGATAGGATCTACACCTATAAGTCCAACTCGCCCGAATTCCCGTTCGGCGTCCTCAGATTCGAGCCGGCCGAGGTCAGATGGATTCAGCTCGCCATAAACGAGTGGTTCGGCAGCAGGAGACCTAAGATAAAGTCGATCAGGCTCGGGGCATCCTATAGACGCCACGGGCCTATCGTATCGGCCACATCGAACTACGATCTATACGACCTTCCCAAGCTGATCGACGGCCTCTTCGAGGGGAATTCCAAGTGGATTGCCGCCCGAAGAAGGGTCGAAACCGATGAGAAGGGGAGGATCAAGGTGAGCTTCGAGCCGCCCAAAGGGGATGTGGAGGTGATCTTCGATCTGGGGATCATCTCACGTATCTACGGAACGAGGCTCACCACGGATGGTCCGGGGAACAATCTCGCAAGATACTCCCTCTCGATCAGCCTGGATGGCAGGAGCTATAAGCTTATCTACACATCCCCTCAGCTTCAGGATAAGACTGTCCAAGATGTCTTCCGCCCATCCGATCCCCTCTCCGCTCGGTTCGTCAAGCTTTCCATCTCCAAGGGCGATTGGTATGGGGATTACGCCGAAGTGAGGGAATTTGAGGTCTTCACCGACAGCTATAGGCTTGCGGATGGAAAATCGGAGCCCATGGATAAATTCAATGCCGTCCAGGCATATTATGAGAACTGCGGTCTTGGAAACAGGTTCGCTCCGCATATCGTCCAGGGTTTTCCGTTCGATAGGGGCAGCGAATCCGATCCCAAAATCAGATATTTCTGGGCCGAGGGGGATGAGGTCGATCCCGGCAACACCGAAAACCAGAGGAGTTTCTCCTATCATTATGATTCGATCATCTTCTCGTTCTCCAACCTCGACCCATCAGCCCTCTACTGGGTTCAGGTCTCCTATCTTCAGGATAAGAACGGGACGCGCAGGCAGAGGATGCTGGCCGACGGATTTATACTTCATGATGAGATGGAGGTGCCAAAGGGAAAAGCTGGGACCTTCACCTACCAGATTCCGAAGGAGGCTTATTCTGACGGAAGCGTGAGGATAGAGATACAGCGGCTTTCAGGCCCTAACGCCGTTGTATCGGAGCTCTCTCTCTTCGAGGCACGGCCGGGGAGGGCCACAAGGGCGATAGCGGGCATGCTGGGCAGGGCCACGAAGGCCTCACCGGATAAGCCGGTCAAAGTAGACGGCAAACCCGATGAGTGGCCGCTGATCTATCCGCTCCTGCCCCATGGCTTTAAATCTTCCAAAACCTCGCCGCTCAACCTGTATCTACAGTGGGACGAGGATAACCTCTATCTCCTCGCCGTTGTGAACCGCTCCTATCTTCTGGATGAAAACGGCGGCCTCATAAATCCGAGGCGCGTCTCCAGGCTATCCGATATCCTGGATCTCTTCGTCGACGCCGCTCTTAAAAGATCGCCAGGGATGTATACGAGCTCGGATCATCACTTCAGGTTTTCCAACCTCTCTCCCAAAGTGAGGAGAGATGAGATCTATGTCTCACAGATCCATCATCATATGGACGCCATCCCCCACACGATCCTCAACCGCAAGGAGATCGATGTGGCTTTTGTCCCCCGTAAGGAGGGTTATATACTCGAGGCAAGGATACCTAAAGGGAAGGTGTTAAGCGGGTATAAACCGAACTATGGAGTGAGAATAGGGGTGAACTTCATCCTCCATAACGGCTACTCCCAACCCGTCTACTGGACCGCCAAGGCCGATGATTCACCGCCGGATGTGTGGGGAGAGGTGAAGCTTGTTGGAAGTGTGAGCGGAGAGCTTATGGCGATCGATCCGAAGAGCGGCGCGAGGCTAACCTCTTTCAACGCCGGAAAAACCCTGCTCATAGCGCTCCGCGATCCCGATCGCAGCGCCGATCCGAGGACAGTGGAGGAGGTCAACATGGAGGTTTCGGGCGATAGAAACGGGGACATGGAGAGGCTGACCCTACGGGAGACGGTGATAAAAGGGGATGAAAACGGAAAGGTTAAGATCGAAGAGTCGACGGATTCGGATCTGTTCTCGGCACTCCTGCCCACCGAATTCGGGACATCAGCTCGTCCCGGGGATGGTAAGCTCACCGTTTACGGGGGTGAAACGATCACCATCTCCTATATCGATCCGTATCGATCGGAGAGCGAACGGAACGTCGAGGTAAAGACTCGGCTCAGGGTGAACGTTGGACATACGGGCAAGGTCGCCTTCATAGATGAATCGGGCAAACCGATCAACTCATTCCTCCTGGGAGGGAAGCTCAGGATCCGTGTGGAGGATCGAGATCTAAAGGGGAATGAGGTCGAAGTGAAGTTGGAGGTCAAGGAGACGAAGGAGAGCGAGACGGTGAGGCTTAAGAGAAACGGCGAGGTCTTTATCGGCGAGATACCGACGCTGTTTTCCGAAACCCCTCACCCCGGCGATGGGAGGCTCCAGATGATGGGCCTCCAGACCGTCATAGCGCATTACATGGACGAGATACAGGACGACGGAAGGACGATGGCGGACGTGAGAGCCCAGGCGAAGGTGGGGATCGGCGATACGGCTATCATCCGCATCTACAGGATCTCGGGGGATAACGCGCCTTTTGAGTCCAAGGGATTCAACGCCGGCGATAAGCTCATGATCCTAGTTCAGGACAGGGATCTGAACCACGATCCTTCCACCAGAGAGGAGGCCGATGTCATACTGAAGGGGGATGATCTGAAGGATGAGGTGAGGATGAAGCTCAAGGAGACGGGACCAGATACAGGCGGGTTTTCGGGGATCGTCCGAACTACCTTCTCAATTCATTCCAAGAATGACGATGTGCTTCAGGTAAAGGGGGGCGAGAGGATAGAAGCTATCTATCTCGACTCGCTCCAATCCTCCGGGGCAAGGGATATGGAGGTGAAGGCCGCTATCTCCGTCAACACCGGATCGGACGGCGTTATCTCCTTCGTCCGGTCCAACTATGTGCGCAAGGTGGATCGCTTTAACGCCGGGGATACGCTCTACATAAGGCTTCGGGATGATGATGAGGAGAGAGAGACCGTTGAGGTGACGCTATCAGGCGATAGGACCGGCGATAAGGTCGATGTGATTCTAACCCGATCGGGAACGGCTCGGGGTCTCTTCCTCGGCTCAGTTCAGACCGAGTTCGGCCGTGATGCGAAGGATGACATGATCCTTCAGGTGGTGGGAGGGGAGAAGGTGACGCTCACCTACATAGATAGGCTACGCTCCACAGGTCAGACCAACATCCCGGTCACGGTTACCTGTCTGGTCAATACGGGCAACACGGGGAAAATCCGCATCTACAGAAAGGGCGATCTTACAACCCCAGCGACCAGGTTTAAGGCCGGTGAGGTGTTGGTGGTGGAGGTGGAGGATCTCGATCTGAGCGTCACAGGGGCGGCAGCGCAGATCTTCGAGGTCACAGCACGAAACGAGAGCAACGGGGATGCGGCGAGAATCCTGATAAAGGAGGTATCGGGAAACGTCGGCCTCTTCAGGGGAGAGCTCAGAACGGCCTTTGCCATTCAACCCGATTTCGACGACGATTTGCTCCAGGTTCAGGGCGGGGATGTCGTTACCTTCACCTATATCGATGCCCTTCAGAACGACGGCAGGCCGAACGTCCCGATCGAGGTCACCCTTCAGGTTGAAATCGGCGTGAGAGGCAGGATCGAGATATTGAAGGCGGATGGGTCAAAGGGGATACGGAGCTTCAGCGCGGGGGATAGCATCATGATCAGGATCACGGACGCCGATCTCAACCTCAATCCGAGCTCGGCCGAGACCGTGAGCGTAACGGCGTCGGGAAACCTGATCGGGGATGAGGTGGCGCTGACGCTTTTCGAAAACGGTGAGAACACGGGGATATTCGAGGGTATTTTGAACACCGAGCCGGCGGAAGCGCCGAATTTCACCGATACAACGCTTCAGGTCAAGGAGAAGGAACTGGTCACCGTAAGCTATATCGACCCGATAACCGAAACGGGAAGAACTAACGTCCGGATCAGCGCATATGTCATAGTCTCATCCAGCTCGCCCGGGAGATTGCTGATCGTGGATCGAAATCGAAAGGAGATAGGGGGGGTTAACGCCGGAACGACGCTCTATTTTCTGCTTGAGGATCTGCTCCTGGTGACCCTATCGCCCAGAGAGAGGGTCCAGATAACCGTCAGCAGCACCCTTACCAACGATCTCGCCACGGTCACCCTATATAGGGTTCCGGATGAGGAGGGGGTTTTCTGGGGGTCGCTCCCCACCAGATACGGCACGACACCCATCTATGATGACACGCTGGAGGTTCAGGGCGGCGAGCAGGTGGTGGCGACATATAATCCGAACCTGACGGGCGTTTTCAACGAGCCCATCACCGATACGGCTTACGTCAATAAGGGCCATCTCGGAAGAATCAAGATCGTCCGAAACGACGGCGTGGAGGTGAGATACTTCGACCCCGGCCTGACCCTCTACTTTATGTTGGAAGATCCCGATCTGAACGTCGATCCTCTATCGCGCCAGAAAACCGACATATGGGTCTCAACTTCAGGCGGCGAGACGAAGCTCGTGGCCCTGAGGGAGACGGCCGATAACACCGGGATCTTCGGCGGCAGGATAAAGACCGTATACG contains:
- a CDS encoding transposase; this translates as MGERRKYDSRFKAEVALEAIKNQQTISQIASQYGVHPNQVSKWKRKAVEGLVEVFSDGKERKERDQQKLIDELYRQIGQLKVELDWLKIIWTCHLRRRRC
- a CDS encoding NAD-dependent protein deacylase, whose protein sequence is MLRELRGVGSAVVLTGAGVSTASGIPDFRGPGGIYSKVSPEVFDIDFFMNHPERYYRIEREILREALDAKPNVTHFLIAKLERMGLIEAVITQNIDGLHRKAGSSKVIELHGNISTGSCLRCGRRFRREEIDRMLRAVDVPRCECGGVIKPDVVFFGEMLPPQALNEGMRLAAESDLMVVMGSSLVVHPAATLPSITVRNGGKLIIVNRGETTLDHLAYRRYDVDLVEFSAEALRLLEGHDT